A genomic window from Centroberyx gerrardi isolate f3 chromosome 14, fCenGer3.hap1.cur.20231027, whole genome shotgun sequence includes:
- the dcp1a gene encoding mRNA-decapping enzyme 1A: protein METAKAGHLMSLAALQRQDPYINKLLDVTGQVALYNFNSKANEWEKTEIEGTLFVYARSASPHHGFTIMNRLSTENLVEPINKDLEFQLQDPFLLYRNANLGIYSIWFYDKKDCQRIAQLMVKIVKQEADHAQRESPERAGSGRTNGVAEPRPIDILELLSKAKEEYHRSQTGDTDMSASTEPSVKPAVNATEHAHSAPQPEKTSHTGVKQITVEELFGSSLPKDPSLPAMPAQSATAPPHQSQPYPTPAHLDPLLPPHLTAPDPGANQRHLAPGLLPAPASYALHPSPVFQSVGPRLEPHPRCSVSPLMVPPAGSETRAAPPGPGAPSSTPTAYLGQEILGTLKPAVNSDIHKPILAPNFLPSTLVPPQSFQEPMGKPLLQQGKEVDVFSQAPNLIKPMPAVPMNPGLAVPGAGPGLSGAAISVLLSPSAFQHSVNKTSAAAATASVVPPAPSDPSSSSTGGVEPPQTPCSKTQLQDTLIHLIKNDPAFLSAIHDAYLQSLSQDFSNIKL, encoded by the exons ATGGAGACCGCTAAAGCTGGACATCTCATGAGCTTAGCAGCTCTACAGAGACAAGACCCGTATATAAACAAACTACTTGATGTTACCGGCCAGGTAGCACTCTACAACTTCAACTCTAAAGCGAATGAATGG GAGAAGACCGAAATCGAGGGCACCTTATTTGTTTATGCCAG GTCTGCCTCCCCTCACCATGGCTTCACCATCATGAACCGACTGAGTACGGAGAACCTGGTGGAGCCAATCAACAAAGACCTGGAGTTCCAGCTGCAGGATCCCTTCCTGCTCTACAGGAACGCCAACT TGGGCATCTACAGTATCTGGTTTTATGACAAGAAGGATTGCCAGCGCATCGCTCAGCTGATGGTCAA AATTGTGAAACAGGAAGCGGACCACGCCCAGAGAGAATCTCCAGAGAGGGCAGGGTCAGGGAGGACCAATGGTGTCGCAGAGCCGCGCCCCATCGACATCCTGGAACTCCTCAGCAAAGCCAAGGAGGAATACCACAGA AGTCAGACAGGTGACACGGATATGTCCGCTTCTACGGAGCCAAGTGTGAAACCGGCTGTCAACGCTACTGAGCATGCCCACAGCGCACCACAGCCTgagaag ACTTCTCATACAGGTGTGAAGCAGATCACCGTTGAGGAGCTCTTTGGTTCTTCCCTCCCTAAGGACCCCTCTCTACCCGCCATGCCCGCCCAGAGCGCCACAGCACCACCGCACCAGAGCCAGCCATATCCCACTCCAGCCCATCTggaccctctcctccctccccacctcaCAGCACCAGACCCCGGGGCCAACCAGCGCCACCTAGCCCCCGGCCTGCTCCCAGCCCCGGCCTCCTACGCACTCCACCCCAGCCCCGTTTTCCAGTCAGTAGGCCCCAGGTTGGAACCCCATCCCCGGTGCTCCGTCTCCCCACTCATGGTGCCTCCGGCTGGGTCAGAAACTCGCGCTGCTCCCCCTGGTCCCGGGGCACCGTCATCAACCCCGACAGCCTACTTGGGACAGGAGATACTCGGCACGCTCAAACCGGCCGTGAACTCGGACATCCACAAGCCCATCCTCGCTCCCAACTTCCTGCCCAGCACATTGGTCCCGCCCCAGAGCTTCCAGGAGCCAATGGGGAAGCCCCTTCTCCAGCAGGGAAAGGAGGTGGATGTGTTTTCTCAGGCCCCAAACCTGATCAAACCAATGCCT GCTGTCCCCATGAATCCAGGTCTTGCTGTTCCTGGGGCGGGTCCAGGCCTTTCGGGGGCGGCGATTTCTGTGCTTCTCTCCCCCAGCGCCTTCCAGCATTCTGTTAACAagacatcagcagcagcagcaacagcatcaGTGGTCCCTCCTGCCCCCTCCGACCCCTCATCCAGTTCTACAGGTGGTGTCGAGCCCCCCCAAACACCCTGCAGCAAGACGCAGCTACAAGACACTCTGATACACCTCattaag AATGACCCAGCCTTCCTCAGTGCCATCCACGATGCTTACCTGCAGAGCCTGTCCCAGGACTTCAGCAACATCAAGCTATAG